The nucleotide window ACACCGCATCGACAATTTCCGGCGTCTCGAACAGCATGACTTCGAGCGTCGGCGCGACAATCCGGACTTCGCAACGACTCTCTGAGGCATACGCCCACAAGGTCTGCTCAGCACTACCCAGTTGGGCGCTGATCAGATCGGGATACACGCTGAATGCATTGCGGATCAGAATTGTGGGCGCAGCAAATTGCGAGAGCGTGCGTCGTGTGCAAGGTACTGCATCCCACATCCCATGGGACGTAAAGAACCAAGACGAACGCACGACATCACTGGGCAACCAGGCTTGCAGAAGCGTGAAGGCGTCTCGTGATGGACATACGATGCTACGTTTCATACGAGTAGGTCCTTGTGTTGATTTTTATCGTAATGCGTCGCGTGCTCCAGGCACGCTTGATACTTCGCCCGCATCAGATGCGAGAAGTCGCGCTGTAGTACGCATTTTTCGATGTCCTTGCCCGTCCAGCACAAGATCGTCTGCGGCTTGGTGAAATTGACCATGGTGATGGCGGCATCGGTGAAGTCGCCGCTGGTGAATAGGCAGCCGATCATCGCCGAAGGTCGGCGAGCCAACTGGCTGCGCAGTTTCGCAATGGGCGTGAAGTCGACGTGATGCTTGGTGCGCCGCCGGGCATCCGAATGGTCCTTGCACTCGATCAATGCCGCGATACCTGCGACATACACGACGCCGTCGATTTGCTCGACGTTCACCGTATCCAGCAAATCCACCCGATACGGCCACCGAACCTGCGCGCCGCTCAACTCGAAGCCTTTGAGCACCAGATATTCCAGCGCCTTGCCCGGGTCCCAGTCCGGGGTGGCGCACGTCATCACGCCATGCCATAGCTGTGCGATGTCGGTCCAGTCGTAGCGACTCACCCGATCGGTGTATTGCGTGTCTGCGGTCATGCCAACCTCCGTCGATCCGTTGCCGATTCTAGAGGCGGTTATGCAGGCAAAACGGCAATAGGTCGATATATCGGAAAGTCCTGATGGGCTATGGCATTCCAGCCCATGAAACGGGGCAAAAGTGTCACGCATTGTGAGTGCCCTCGCTTCCTGATAGCATGGCGACAGCTTCAACGGAGATGGCATACCTCCGGCGTTCGTTTCGCAAACCGCCCCGCCACGGGGCTGATGATGCCTGCAAGATCCTGGTGTGCCGGGAGGTTGCGGGCTATGCGTGCGGACGGTCTTCGCGTCTCATTCCTCCGTGTTTCTTCCCAGCTTCCCCCGGTAATGTCCAGGCGATTCGTCGATGGCATCGGCCCGTCCGATGCGTTGCCCTGTGTGCGCACACCATGAAGATGTTTGACCATTCCCCTTTGCGCGAGCTGGCCGATGTGCTGCCGCGCGCCGCACGCGCGAGTGCTTTGGCCGCGCTTGTCGGCGTGATGGCCGGTAGCGCCAGCGCGCTGCTGCTCGTCGCACTCGAGATCGTGACCGACACGCGTGTCCTGCATCCGTGGCTGCTCTGGTTGCTGCCCATCGCGGGCTTCGCCGTGGGCTGGCTGTACCTGCGGCTCGGCGCGAGCGTGGAGGCCGGCAACAACCTGCTGATCGACGAGATTCACGACCCTCGCCGTGTCGTACCACTGCGTATGGCGCCGCTGGTGCTGGCCGGTACCGTCATCACTCATCTGTTCGGCGGCTCGGCGGGCCGTGAAGGCACGGCGGTGCAGATGGGCGGCGCGTTGGCCGATCAACTCACGCACGTCTTCCGGCTCTCCGGCGAGCAACGGCGCGTGTTGTTGATGTCGGGGATCGCGGCGGGCTTTGCCTCGGTGTTCGGTACACCGCTTGCCGGGGCCGTATTCGGGCTGGAAGTGCTTGCGATTGGCCGCTTGCGCTACGACGCCCTGTTGCCGTGCCTCGTTGCCGCGCTCGTCGGTGACGCAGTGACGCGCGCCTGGGGCGTGCATCACACGGCGTATGCCATCGCGCCGCAACTGTTCAGCGCGTCGATGTCATTGGCCGGGGCCATGAGCGCGGCTGTCGCGGGTGTGGCCTGCGGTCTCGTCGGGATGGGCTTCGCGCAGGCAACGCACGCCATGTCGGCGTTCATGAAACGACGCATCACCTACGCACCGCTGCGTCCGGTCGTGGGTGGGGTGTTGGTCGCCGTCGCGGCGACCACACTCGGCACGCCGCAGTATCTCGGCCTCGGCATTCCGACCATCGTCGATGCTTTTCACACGACGCTGCCGTGGTACGACTTCCTCGGCAAATCGCTATTTACCGTGGTGACGCTGGGCTCGGGCTTCAAGGGCGGCGAAGTCACACCGCTGTTCTACATCGGTGCGACGCTGGGCAATGCGCTCTCCCATGTGCTCACGCTGCCCGCCGCCGTGCTTGCTGGTGTTGGCTTCGTGGCGGTGTTCGCCGGGGCAGCGAATACGCCGATTGCGTCGACGCTGATGGCCATCGAGATCTTCGGCCCGCAAATCGGCGGGTATGCCGCCATCGCCTGCGT belongs to Pandoraea norimbergensis and includes:
- a CDS encoding Clp protease/crotonase-like domain-containing protein, which codes for MKRSIVCPSRDAFTLLQAWLPSDVVRSSWFFTSHGMWDAVPCTRRTLSQFAAPTILIRNAFSVYPDLISAQLGSAEQTLWAYASESRCEVRIVAPTLEVMLFETPEIVDAVFGARATEVLRVMGTYDPVRAIQVAGTTMARITERFDPTTIDLLRATPTGQDVLEGIAALDAKNPTCACTKH
- a CDS encoding restriction endonuclease, with the protein product MTADTQYTDRVSRYDWTDIAQLWHGVMTCATPDWDPGKALEYLVLKGFELSGAQVRWPYRVDLLDTVNVEQIDGVVYVAGIAALIECKDHSDARRRTKHHVDFTPIAKLRSQLARRPSAMIGCLFTSGDFTDAAITMVNFTKPQTILCWTGKDIEKCVLQRDFSHLMRAKYQACLEHATHYDKNQHKDLLV
- a CDS encoding voltage-gated chloride channel family protein, giving the protein MKMFDHSPLRELADVLPRAARASALAALVGVMAGSASALLLVALEIVTDTRVLHPWLLWLLPIAGFAVGWLYLRLGASVEAGNNLLIDEIHDPRRVVPLRMAPLVLAGTVITHLFGGSAGREGTAVQMGGALADQLTHVFRLSGEQRRVLLMSGIAAGFASVFGTPLAGAVFGLEVLAIGRLRYDALLPCLVAALVGDAVTRAWGVHHTAYAIAPQLFSASMSLAGAMSAAVAGVACGLVGMGFAQATHAMSAFMKRRITYAPLRPVVGGVLVAVAATTLGTPQYLGLGIPTIVDAFHTTLPWYDFLGKSLFTVVTLGSGFKGGEVTPLFYIGATLGNALSHVLTLPAAVLAGVGFVAVFAGAANTPIASTLMAIEIFGPQIGGYAAIACVLAYLCSGHTGIYKSQRLGHGKHGVVPEGARLADLPAWREAQRLRSQINDDSSPR